The sequence below is a genomic window from Phoenix dactylifera cultivar Barhee BC4 chromosome 8, palm_55x_up_171113_PBpolish2nd_filt_p, whole genome shotgun sequence.
TGCAGTGCAAAAACATGGTAGAGAATTGGTTTTATGCTAAAAAGGTAAAATCAGAGATGTCACTTTATTGCATGTAAGTTTGAAGACTAAGAGAACAAAAGGCACTAAACATTGTTCAGATTGATGTATAGTTTCTCAAAAAGTAATGGTATGGCAGATAATAAAGGTGAACAAGAGTAGCAACGAGTAAGCCACTGAGAGAGGTTTCACTACTCTTTGCAATACATCTATACAAGAACTAATGACCATAAAGGAGGTTGCAGAATGACATGATAAATTAATGATATAGACATGGTGAATACTAAATTCAGCTCTTAGTAGAAAGATTTGCATAATCGAGGTCTTATAAACAACCTCAACCAAAATAAGATAAAAGGATTATGGTCTTGGTGACGCTTTATAAAGAAATTTAGTTCCTAGTTAGAAGTGATAAACACACAGTAAATTCATATGAATGGATGCAATGGAAACTCATAGTTATGCAAGTTTTGCATATACAACTTTAGACCTTAAAAACACTCTACATAATAACAATAAATCTGTTGACATTGCGTATGTTGCTATCTCAGACGGTGAAGAGAGTCCaaggatccaaaaaaaaaaaagctacaaTGCCCATTGTAAAAGGAAAATATCAAAGTAGGCATTGCAAAAAAGGATGGAAATATAGTTAGGCTGTGTTTACATAATAGAAGGCCTTAGAATTGTGTCAAAAGGTGATAAAGTGATGCAGAACTGATTGAGATGGTATTAGCATGAGCAATAAAGACTGAAGTACAGACTTATAAGTCATCCTTTGATgctaaggaaaaaaaagagatgctGAGGTAAGACCTAAGCAGACTCCCATACACATAATAATTTGACAGAGAGAGAGGATAGTATTCATAGAGTAGGTTATGAATGCAACCTCGTGGATATAAAGGCTAAGAATCAAAGCTGACAACAATAATATAGAATAAGCTCAACTGACTAAAGTAATGGCACAGCATGGGCCAATCACATAGTTGTGAACCAccatatctttcatatcaagGCTGGGTTTGGACGCATTGCTCTATCTGAGAGAGTAATATTTTGCATCCTTAGAAACTTagctatacaaaaataaaaaagaaaagtttggagCATCTAAAGAATACCCTTTAAAATTCACACAGTTTCTAAGTCTTGGGGCAAAACTACCAACACACCGAGTGAATCTTTCGGCAAATATTGGGCACTTGCAGAATTAACTTTTGGAGCCATCTCTTCATCATTAAAGTTGATCTTGAGTGAGCCTACTAACTGGCTTGCAAACGCAACTCTATAGAATCACTGGTACTCTATATGGTACGTGTATGAGCATTTTCATTTGTATCTCAAGTCACTTCTAGGGGAAGACTACCTAATAAAGATTCAAAAGAttgtaatattataatatatgccTGAGGACCTCTTGTAACCAAAACAAAATATACCAAAGAAAAGGATATGTAAACAGCTAACAAAATGAATGAAAAATCTGTTCAAATGGCATGGGAAGTATTGGACACCCTAGGGTTTTGACTATGTGAGAAGGATTAAAAAAAGCGaaaagcatgaattcatgtaGAAATGCAAGATATCAGAATGCTTCCATTTGTACATAATGCAACACATGTTGCAACAGATGACAATGAAATTGGCAAAAGATGGAATAAGACTTGCTGGTTATGGTTATGGAACTGTTAAGACTTCAGAGAAATTACAGCTGCAAACCATCGTACTTTCATACTGCTAACAACAAATATCTGGCACAGGTTTACATTGGCACTATTCACTGTGAAAATCAGTCTCAATGATGTAAAGAGAGAGACAAACCATTTACCCATCTTGTCAGAATTTACATGATGCATGCAAAATATAGCTTGAGGAAAGCTcccaaaaagcaaaagaaaatgaTGAGTTCATTAGAAATCAAGTATAACATTTTAGAGGTAAAACTTTCATCCATAATCAAAGAAGGGATTCACAGGGATAAGATTTTATACCGCAAGAAAAGAAGTATCATTCCATACAGCCCGTTCTAAGCTTCTCTTTGCCTTGCTTCCCAAGAAAATGGGCTTTGTGCGGAGTGTCTCTAACAAGTTCAGATCTAATAAAACTCTGTTGTCTCCTGAAGCATCAGGGTTATAACGGGAGCGCAATGAGCCTTTGAGATCATAAACTCTTGATATATTCCTCCTAAAGAAGAGATTCTCCATCACCATTAAATCCATCTTTATCTCTCGGCCACCTTTCAAGTGTTTGACAGTCACCTAAGATAAAGAGATCAATCATAAGCTCAATGTGTTTCACTctgtttaactcattcaaatgtgtaaactaaaactataaTAGTGGATAGACAACCTGATAAATACCAAGGATTTTGGCTAGACAAGTGGGGCTTCCAGAAGTTATTGACTCTGTCAAATACTTGAAGTATTCAGGAGCAAAGTCTTCAAAAGAATCTAACTCTGTTTTCGTGACTTgctttatgataaatctctcaTCCAATGACTTGGCAAAATACACGTTGCTTTTACCACCTTGCGCACTCCATTTCTTACAGCGGCTTAGGGAACGGATATAATCCAATTCATTTGGGCAGCATTTCTTCCTGAGTGCATCAAATTGTCTTCCAAAATAACATGTCACAGAATATTTTACCTTGTCTGAAGGAAATGAAGATTCATCATCAAAAGAAATTCTGAAATGGGATTCCTTGGGATCTGAAGGGTTCTCTTGTGAGAGTTGAGTTCCATCAGATCCATAGCACCGAGATTGGGTATCATTCGACTGGTACTGGGCAACAGATTCTTGAGCTGCAAAATTCTTAGCTTCTGCATGGCAGCCCGTTTGATTCCACATACCACTGGTTTGTTCCTTTCCATTCAAGTCCACATGCTGATTTAGTTTGGATGCTATGAATTCAGCATACTCTCTGGAAGTCATGGCATAGGATATTATGCTGGTGGGCTCATCGTCATATACTGCAATGACTCCATCAATAAGACCTGTTTGAGGAAGTAGCAATCGAGCCCCATCACTCACCATATGAGACACTGATGAGATGTATATGGGTGTACGACCGAGAAGAATATCCCATCTCTGTATATCCCTCGGAGACCTTTGAGAATAGGCTCTTCTAATGTTTAACGGATCCCTAAACATGCTCACAGAATCTCCAGAGGCATCAAATGATTTGAATGAAGTCAAATGCAATGATGGAGACAATCCACCATGTACCCTGTCTCTGAATTTTAGAGCAGAGTCAAATGAATAAACTCTGACTGGGGACATTACCTTCTTATAGCATGGGCTATCCATCAGACTTGAAGATCCAACTGAATCATCTTCAGGACCATCTTTGGGTGGATCCATCACTAACTGCCCTGAACCAGTCCATGCCAAATCTATTTGATCAGATAGACTAGAGACAGGTGAAGGTAAGTCCTCCAAGGATAAAGTGTCAATGCTAGCTTCAGCAACTACATTTCTCTCATCATATCCACGACAGTGACCAGAGGCCAAGTTAAGACCTGCTGGGCCCACATAACCCTCAGTAGACTCAATTGAAAGGTTCAATTCAACCATGTTGCTTGAATTACTCTCCAAAACCTGCAAGCTTATCTCCTCTTGCTGCTTTGACAACATAGATTTCCTAGGAGTTCCTAACAAGGTCGATgtctttgcaatatttttttCTGATGAGGTCCTAAGCTGCCAATCCTTAGAAAATAATTCATCCCTCCAATCTTTCAGCTTGGTGGGGGAGAAAATTTCTGGAAGTTTTGGATCAAACTTAGCAGTATAACTTTCAGCTTTAGACAATGAGTCTAACAGATAGAGTAGATAATCCCACAAATAAGCATCAAGTAGAAGGTTGCGTCTCAAGCGATTGAGCTCTAAAATATCAATGGTTGCATTGAATAGTTGAATATTCTCTATCTTAACTGTTTGCAGCAAAACCTGTTATCATGTAAGAAAGATAATAAGAATTCTTTTTTATCATTATTCAGAGTTGAACTTGAAGTGCTCTCTCAGAAGCCTCTGTCATCagtttaaaaaaatgaaattctAAAATAATCAACTGTTAATGAAACTTACTTCATACtcattttttcctcttttaaGCAACTCCCTCAACACAGTTATGTGCTTAGGTATGCTTGCCTTCAAGGGTTCATGCTCAGAATTTGTGATCTTCTTTTCAATTCCTTGAAGCACTTTAGACACTTCCGCATGCAAGAATTCCACTTTATTGGATATCTATGAAGTAATCATTCAAATATATTAATAGACAGTAATGCCTGAATAGCATGAACATAATATACAGAAGAAGTTTAACAGCATACCTTAGCTGCCTCTTTTCTCACCAACTCTTGCTGAATCCGGCTAGTGAAATCCAGAGTTGAGGGTGGCAAGTTAACAGATAGAATATCTACAGGGGAATAGCGAAAGAAGGCAACCATGCTCCCAAACCTGCCAAAAGAAAATAAGGAATGAATTGCACTTGAAGGACAAAAGTAAACAGGAGTTTACATCAAAAGTTATTTTCACATATAATGACCACATACCCATAAAATCTTAGGCAGTCTTTCTGGAGAGAATGGCCACAACTTGCAATACGGTTAGCAGTTGCATGATTTGAAAAGCTGAGCTCCAAGAATTTTCCAAATGAAAGCCCCCATGCAGCATCAGACATGACTACTCTATGTGCAGCAGGCGGGACTCCATCCTGAAGTTCACACTTGAGGCATCTATGCCACATCCATATCCTTCCATCACGTTCTCCAGGTAATTTTATTTCAGGAAGCCGCCTAACGCTAATTGTAAGACTGCCTTGCTGGTGAGTATAACACTGAACATGGGCTTCTGCTGGCTCTTTACATATATGACAGTAAGATGTCTGATTGCGAGAGGCAACACATTTTATGttaaaaaaagataatagcTCAATGGCTCAAAATAGTATGTAATTCACTAACACATATTTACCTGGTCAAACAAGTCATCATGGAGATATCTTCCAAGTGGCTTATCAAAACTACCATAGAATTTGATACGGAAGAGTTGAGAGCGTTCACACACTGTGCCTTTTAAGACACAAGTGCTTGATAAGGAAACCAAGATGCTTTGGTGATTTTCTGCAGTCGACAAGTAATCTATCGGAACCTCATCCCCGTCATCTAAGTCTGTTCTTCTATGTTCATCAACAGATTTTAGATTCTTATCATTTGCTAAGTTGCTTCTTTCTATACCTGATTTCTCCAATATTCCACCTTGATGAATTCCAATATCGGTTGGAAAATATGAAGAACAACCTGGTTCTTTGAAATGGAATGGGGATACTGAACCCCCAAAACCATAAGTAGACGTATCTGGAGTTGATCCAACTATAAAGTCCCTATAGTTTTGACTATATGTTGAAGACAAACCTAAGAAACTTCCAGAATTCATACAATCAGATGACGATTTGCATTGTTTTTGCTCAAATCTAATTTTCACTCCATCCATTTTTAAAGATAAAACATTTGAGGATGAAGAAAGACACTCTGTTTCAAGCTTGCTTCCTAATCCAACTCCTTGATACTTGTCTCTACTTGTTTGGCACATGTCAGAGAAACCTAAAGTAGATGCCGTTGAAACAAAGGTATCAGCATTCACGAGCTTCTGCCTCATGGTCAATGGAGGTTTCAAAGGAATTTTAGGAAGTGTTGCACCCTCATCTGCAAGGAATGAGGTCTCAAGTGATAGATGATAAGCTGCAAAACTTGCAAATTGAACAACATGTTTAACCTTCTTTAATTCATCACGACTTGTACCCCTTAAAAGAACCTACATGAAGTAACATAAGTGGATGAGGGACATGAACAAAACCTGCAGTAtactaatttaaaataaaataaaatgccaGACATTACAGCTTTTTTAGTTATTAGTAGAGTTTTGGCTATGGTATAAGAGTACTTGTCCAAAGATGCCATACATGGGAAAGAAGTATTATGTACAAGGCCAGTTGATTCCTAACGTATGGAGACCAGACAACATATGTAGATTGGGCATTTATTCGAATATGAGCCAAAAGAACAGTTATGGTTAAAAATAATGGGAAATTAATAGATCTGAGATTATGCACCTTAAAGTTTTTCTAGCTCGAGTTTGGGATATAAAGTTACTTAGACAATAAGATATCCTGATCACTGTTCTAAAACAAGGTTTTTAAATCAAAGTGCAATGATATATGATGGCATAAATCCATGTAGCGTTCAATCTTTCAGATCATATGAATGTTTATAGAATAGCCTAAACAactt
It includes:
- the LOC103715345 gene encoding putative 1-phosphatidylinositol-3-phosphate 5-kinase FAB1C; the protein is MGVADHLILDLIQKVRSLIFCPLASVSESLMPGGVRGGSSDRLMCYDCRAGLGGSVCGHRCRSCGRVFCWKCMQSGGSSGLSGEPVEELPKYCKFCFQVISGHRDVAVKRRGEKVSPLVSPEFVPKSPLSGSGSNIKPGGPPELQQFSSTQMLRCSTSRSDVEEVVDEAGKQFLSPLSEFSPDVSDIDAISTGSGNEICGFKSITSSPLDSPSRTVEKGDVSPMSRKIGLFDQDSLGYLRKPGGESEVFLEHGSDCTYDNLSVYQNQESQKAQQPLDFANNLRIWCPPPPEDEGDDMETGVFECDDDDDEVGDSGKLFSSCSFSSDVFRIKEKSNEVQKELLRNAVRGHFRALISQLLKGEGVHVGNENGGEGWLEVVSSLAWQAANFVKPDTSKGGSMDPGNYVKVKCIASGRPMDSTLIKGVVCTKNIKHKRMVSQHRNPRLLLLGGALEYQKVPNKLASINTVLEQEIDHLKMAVGKIELHRPNVLLVEKSVSSYAQEYLLAKEISLVLNVKRPLLERISRCTGAQIVPSIDNVASARLGYCEMFRVEKVSEEGSSANHPNKKSVKTLMFFEGCPRRLGCTVLLRGTSRDELKKVKHVVQFASFAAYHLSLETSFLADEGATLPKIPLKPPLTMRQKLVNADTFVSTASTLGFSDMCQTSRDKYQGVGLGSKLETECLSSSSNVLSLKMDGVKIRFEQKQCKSSSDCMNSGSFLGLSSTYSQNYRDFIVGSTPDTSTYGFGGSVSPFHFKEPGCSSYFPTDIGIHQGGILEKSGIERSNLANDKNLKSVDEHRRTDLDDGDEVPIDYLSTAENHQSILVSLSSTCVLKGTVCERSQLFRIKFYGSFDKPLGRYLHDDLFDQTSYCHICKEPAEAHVQCYTHQQGSLTISVRRLPEIKLPGERDGRIWMWHRCLKCELQDGVPPAAHRVVMSDAAWGLSFGKFLELSFSNHATANRIASCGHSLQKDCLRFYGFGSMVAFFRYSPVDILSVNLPPSTLDFTSRIQQELVRKEAAKISNKVEFLHAEVSKVLQGIEKKITNSEHEPLKASIPKHITVLRELLKRGKNEYEVLLQTVKIENIQLFNATIDILELNRLRRNLLLDAYLWDYLLYLLDSLSKAESYTAKFDPKLPEIFSPTKLKDWRDELFSKDWQLRTSSEKNIAKTSTLLGTPRKSMLSKQQEEISLQVLESNSSNMVELNLSIESTEGYVGPAGLNLASGHCRGYDERNVVAEASIDTLSLEDLPSPVSSLSDQIDLAWTGSGQLVMDPPKDGPEDDSVGSSSLMDSPCYKKVMSPVRVYSFDSALKFRDRVHGGLSPSLHLTSFKSFDASGDSVSMFRDPLNIRRAYSQRSPRDIQRWDILLGRTPIYISSVSHMVSDGARLLLPQTGLIDGVIAVYDDEPTSIISYAMTSREYAEFIASKLNQHVDLNGKEQTSGMWNQTGCHAEAKNFAAQESVAQYQSNDTQSRCYGSDGTQLSQENPSDPKESHFRISFDDESSFPSDKVKYSVTCYFGRQFDALRKKCCPNELDYIRSLSRCKKWSAQGGKSNVYFAKSLDERFIIKQVTKTELDSFEDFAPEYFKYLTESITSGSPTCLAKILGIYQVTVKHLKGGREIKMDLMVMENLFFRRNISRVYDLKGSLRSRYNPDASGDNRVLLDLNLLETLRTKPIFLGSKAKRSLERAVWNDTSFLASGDVMDYSLLVGIDEDRKELVIGIIDFMRQYTWDKQLETWVKASGILGGPKDASPTIIYPMQYKKRFRKAMSKYFLTVPDQWSS